One window of the Triticum dicoccoides isolate Atlit2015 ecotype Zavitan chromosome 3B, WEW_v2.0, whole genome shotgun sequence genome contains the following:
- the LOC119277664 gene encoding protein BUD31 homolog 1: MPKIKTSRVEYPEGWVLIEPTIRELDAKMREAENDTHDGKRKCEALWPIFRISHQRSRYIYDLFYKRKEISKELYEFCLDQGYADRNLIAKWKKPGYERLCCLRCIQTRDHNFATTCVCRVPKHLREEQVIECVHCGCKGCASGD; encoded by the exons ATGCCTAAGATAAAGACAAGCCGTGTCGAATACCCCGAAGGATGGGTGCTTATTGAACCCACAATCCGTGAGCTGGATGCCAAAATGAGAGAAG CTGAAAACGACACACATGACGGGAAGAGGAAGTGTGAAGCACTCTGGCCAATTTTCCGCATTTCTCATCAAAGAAGCCGTTACATTTATGATCTTTTCTATAAAAGGAAGGAGATATCAAAGGAGCTGTATGAGTTCTGCCTGGACCAGGGTTATGCAGACCGTAATCTGATTGCAAAGTGGAAAAAG CCGGGTTACGAGCGCCTCTGCTGCCTCCGCTGCATCCAGACCCGAGACCACAACTTTGCGACGACGTGCGTGTGCCGGGTCCCCAAGCATCTGAGGGAGGAGCAGGTGATCGAATGCGTCCACTGTGGCTGCAAGGGATGTGCCAGCGGCGATTAA